The following nucleotide sequence is from Pleurodeles waltl isolate 20211129_DDA chromosome 8, aPleWal1.hap1.20221129, whole genome shotgun sequence.
CATCTGCTTCAGATTTCATGGAGATTATGTTGACTCTGAGCTGTGCACCAGCCCCTCTCCAGCACACAGCTCAAAAATGTGCTTCCAGCTGGGACCACCCTATGAGTTTCATGTGTGATGATGAAGTACCCATCCCCAGAGCGCTCCTGTTGTGCGGGCtatatatgtttcaataaagaACATGTTATACTCCACATCACAGCTAAGATGTTACTACACATTAGAACACCTACATTCAGCTAGGGACCCAATGCCCGCTCCTGTAGAAGAACTGAGGACAATAAAATGAGGCAGGCAATTTTCCAATGACAGACAGCCGGGGAGCTCTCCGCTAGATTAATGAATTTTTGCTAATTAAATTTTGACTGACTATAATGGCTAGCATACCTCAGTCATCCACATAGATACTGTCTAGAAGTGAGGCACCCCGTCAGATGTACCTGCCAGTATTTGTACTCTGTACTGTAAAGAACGAAATGTCAAAATCTCAAAtcaaggggcacatttacaaagaagtgatgcagcacagcaaccaatgTTGCTGCATTGCTTCAATGGGAGAGATCATAAAAGAGCCATATTGGCTAAGATATGGCCCTGTTTCTCTCTCTTGCTGCgctggcgcacttttggctgccttgctatgcatacgcacgcacacacacaccacacacacgcacacacacatttgcaccataTGCAAGGATGTGTGAATGATGTCCAGCCTAGGTTTTGTACTGCAAGGTTACCATTGTAgtacaaaataccaaaatagtATGCTTAGGCATACTTTAAAACGTTTCtaagtttgtatgtgtgctgtagaatacaaCTCAAATATAAAGTTGCAGATGTTGGTAGAGAAGATTTTACTTCAATGTTATGCCTGCTCCGACTAGGCATAATTGTTTTACCGGCCTAACAATGTTGTTAGATAAGGAGTTGCGCCAAAACCCATATGTGGTTGCATGGGAGCGGCCGTGGACCAAGTGCCCCCTtgatacaaagtaaaacattttctcttCCACCAAAAGGGGGACTTTCAATTCAAGCTTCTCTCTCTCAACTTTAATCTCTAGCCAGAGCATTCTCCTTTAAAGAACCTCCTCTTTCATTGAGATTTATGCCCCTCTCAAGCAATATAGTTCTTCCAATTCAAAACGTTCATTGTACCTCATAACCATTTGTTTTACAATGATTCTAAACTCTAAAGCTGCAAAGTCACTCGTTACACTACTCTCTGCGTGTTCTTGTTTGATTCCTACCATGGTAATCCACCAACTGAAGTTGTTTCACTTAAGGGGTGAAGGTGCTCCTGTCCTCTGTATCCATGTCTAACATGTAAAACCACCTTCAGCCAAAATAGTATGTAAAACCACCTTCAGCGGAAcacactgttatgttatgttattttatgatcATTTCTAACCTTTATATGGCATCTGAGCACTTTTAAGCCTGGCACCCTTTCCACATGGTTACAGAATTATCATCAAAAGGAGTCAAGGTGGTCCGGAATCAATATATTCTGTTACCAAGGATTATTTagtcaaatgtattatttattaatgGTTTCTTTTTGTTAATTAGaagaataaaggggcatatttatattctgttggcgccggatttgcgccattttatttttagcaaatttggcgcaaacttaactccatatttatattttggcgctaggagttagagtaatttttttactgtggaaacctaccttgtgttaatgacatgcaaggtaggtgttcccaggcaaaaaatgactcaaaggcatttgcgccttatttatactcccgtgcaaaaacgggagggccttaaaaaataacTCTAAACCGGTATagagccattttttaatgcctcggTCAGGGccggcattaagggacctgtgggctcatttccatggtctctgaccatggaagaagtccacaggtgcccttccctgcccccagggacaacccctgccaccctcgcccacccctgaaggacacccatggatgggggggacccatctacggtaagtagaggtaagtattttttttatttacgtaAAAGTGTTTCCatgggggttttgcgtcaaaaaatgatgctagtcaggttagagtcaatattttttactctaacctgacttgcaccattctttgatgcacaacccccagtcttccatacgcctccgctgcccagttagcgtcatttattttgacgttaaccagGCCGCAACGCCGGCTACCgttactattccataaatatgacgcacggctggcgcgttggaatagcCGTAGCTtgcgttatactttttgacgcaaatctacgctagcgcagatttgtgtcaaaaagtataaatatgggccaaagtgtgccTGATCCTGAAGCACTTTATAGAAGGTTACTCAGAATCATCAAAGGAGTGAATATTCTTCATAAACTGTGTGGACTAGCATCTCCAGGGTGCTTTGTGAGCCCTAACTCACCACATCTAAActaggcaggcaggcacaggctcccagccagaagtgcgccaatccagatgctgcttaaagcagtgtcaggattggccgagagcctgtgcaggctctctccaactgtgttgccgggatggagacagcctactgcgcatgtgtgtttggcgctGAGCACTCTACCCCAGGGCACGTCACTACGTGGCCCTGCCTCTTTCcccaaaaaacaatcattaatacagtttttgattgttttttgggaaaaggattgcagctgccgctgctggcggggccaCAAAACTCTTATGTCACTATGGAGGAGAAACCCCTGCTTAGAACTCACTTTCAAAAAACACCCAAAAGTCTGCTGAGTATGCATAGGTATATCCTGCACACCGTGCATAGCTGTTAGCCATTAGCATTCACCTTTGACTTCAACCAGGAAGGCCCATTCTTTTACATCAAGTATTCCAAGCAAAGGATTACATATTGCTGGATTATTGTACAGGGAAATATTATTTCTTCGATGGATTATGTGGCCCTTCTGCCTCACAAGATAGCCTGTTATACCCATGTGGGTGGTGTGAGGACGAGGCAGAAAGGTCACTGGCCAGTTGAGGCACATCAACATTGTACTCAAATTACATCATCAGGCATGGACTGAGATTCGGTAGTGTAAGGGGACATACACCCCTCAGACAGAAATAGCCTGATGCTGATTTATGAAATCCAGCTGTGAGTTCCATGGAGTACCGGAATCTCAACAAAGTGCTAAGCAGTTTGTATAGGAGGAATATATTTAGTTACAATATTTTAATTATAGGACGTCATCTATTGGAATCCCTTCCTTTAGAAGCTCAAGTAACAATGTTTACATTCATCAGTTCCACTAAAACCTAGAACTCTCTGTGAGCCTTTCTAGCAATCCAACCTCCTGGTAAATATCAGTTTGATGTTTTAGTGCTGCCTATAAACGTTCCAGTGGTGACACCAAACGTGAGTGTTTTGCACATTTGTGACCACCATAACAAACGATTCCCTACACTGTTTTCCTTAGAGTATGCCTATTTGCTCAGAAGAAGGGTGCCACTCCTGGCATTATatatggcctgattacgacttcgttggagggggttactccgttccaaatgtgacgggtatcccgcccgccgtattaagagttccataggatataatggactcgtaattcggagggtgggatatccgtcacatttgggacagagtaatcccctccgccgaagtcataatcaggcccatagtttcctaAATCAGATTTACAAACAAATCAGAGAATAAAAGGCCCGTTTTGAATTATTCAGGACTCTTCCCTGTTCATTTTTTCAGTGTGGAAGAACACTGccaaaaatgtgtatgttattAATTAGAAGTTCaggttttaatgtattttttaagtgaTACTTGACTATAAACATCAACACAtactaaaacaatttaaaaaatcatactAACCAGCAGCCTTCTTTTGCCTTCAAAATAATCTAGGAATGTTGCCAGTGATCttttgggattttggacaaagggTTTAACTGCAGGTTTTATAAATTCCTCATTCTCGCTTTTGTTTGgctttttgtttttcttgctgCGATCTTTCTCTGGTTTGGCCTTCTTTTCAGCTTTTTCTTTTTTGGCAACCTTTTCGTTTCTTGTGAGTTTCTCTTGTTTTTcgagtttctttttctttttttcagcctTGTCTGATTTCTCCAGCTTTTTCTGCTCTTTTGCCTTTTTGGGCGGGACATTTGGCACATTAACTTCCTCTTCCAActtggctgtgggtttccctgtgtTATATTTATCGTCATATTCATTGGATAGTATTTTTTCAGTTGCCTTTTTCTTTGGTGCCTTGGGCTTGGGCAGCTTGGGCTGACTGGGAACCGGTCGTGAGTCTCTGGCACTGCCAGTCTTTTTATCTGTCCGGTTATCCACAAACTGGAATGAGGTTGCTTTGGTGTAAAGGTACGCTGTTGTGGTTGGGACAGTAGGAGAGTGTGTGTAGGTACCATAACTAGATTCTTTTCTTGGTTTGTTTGGTATTGCTGCATGCTGTCTTTCTTTGCGCTTGTTCGTCCTTACTGAAGTATAGGAGCTGTCTGTGGTTATTCCTCTGGTTGTAACCTCCGCAGTTGTGGGAAGCCTCTGAATTTCAAATGTGCTGTGCGCCTTTGTGGTCCAAACGCGCTGAGTGGTGGGTGGTGCTGTTGTGGTTGTGGTTGCTGGAGGTCTTGTTGCAATGGTTACTACTCTGGTTGTAGCCCTAGTAGTTGTGGTGGTCACCGGAGGAAGGGTTGTAGGAACTGTTGttgccctggtggtgggtggtggtgggggaggagcCGTTGTAACTAACTTTCTTGTAGTCTTTACCTGAACTTCTCGTGTTGGTTGAACATTATGATTCTTTCTGGCCTCTTCCTTCTTAAAAGGAACCTTTGTAATATCGCTGCTCTGTGTGGGTTTTCCAGGTTGGGTGCCTCCATCTTCACTCACCTGTCCTTCTACTCCAGCTGCCTTGCATTTTTGTACAAACCctttttgcctgagcttctctaTCTTTCTTATTGGGCTTTGGTCAACCACCTCATAGAGGGCTTCCAGCCTCACTGGATAGGGGTACTTTTCTTCTACTTGCAGAGTCTTTTTCAGGAGCACCATGCCAAACTTGCCCTTTTCGAGCTTGAAGGAGCTCATAAGTTTTGGGATAAAACTTGGATCTAGTGGCTGCTCCAAGATCTTTCCCTCATTGGTGATCCGCCTTACTTTCCCACCTTCCTCACCTTCTTGATGGAACAGCACAATCTGCTGGATGTGCCTCTCAGCCAGTTCGCAGTATACGTCGTCTTTGAGAAGGGTCATCATGAGGCGATAATAGCCATCGGAGGCATGAGGGGCAGAGATAATCCAAACTCTATTTTTACCTGCAAAACTGGCGAGGATGTTAGGGGAGCTTGACCCGGAAGGaaagcgtaccattctggatcgTGCTGCTGTGCTGTCATCCTTTAGCAGCTGTGACGTCTGTACAGCTGGCTTTTGCACCTGGCTGTTTTGGACCCTGAGACTACCCACATGCACCATTGTATCAGCTGGCCGTGAAGTGGGCTGAGGATTCCTGCGTCGTACCAGAACTTTTCTCCTCCCAGTGACTGGAAGTTCTTGATTTAATGTAGAGTGGTGTTCCTGTCTGTGAGGCGGCTGGGGTGACCGTAACCTCCTCAGAGTAGGCCCTGTTCTTCTGTCCCTTTGAGATGGGCCAGAGGGCTGTTTCCGGAGTTCATGGCTCCTTCTGTCGGTTTGCCCATCCACCCTCTCTGATCCACACACCGCCCAAGCGGCCAGCAGCACAGCCAGGTTGAATAACATCACCCAGTTCATGATGTAAGTCACTGGAGATAAAGAAAAGACAGATAATGGGTATCTAGAGGGAAGCAGGGAAGTTGACATTCTAATGTGCATTATACTCAGAAAAAGTTGTCAAAATGTTATCAGCAAACAGTAACAACACAAAATCAGAACGTTTTACACTATCCAAATTACGAAACAATTAGGGTTTTAGCAataaaagaattaatgttttcaaaAACAAGTGTAAGGATATCATAGAAAGCACAGCCAAAAACACCTCGCAGGTGCTCCAAGGCTAAACAGAAAGTGTCTAGTTATTTTGGATGGCGCCAAA
It contains:
- the CCDC80 gene encoding coiled-coil domain-containing protein 80 yields the protein MNWVMLFNLAVLLAAWAVCGSERVDGQTDRRSHELRKQPSGPSQRDRRTGPTLRRLRSPQPPHRQEHHSTLNQELPVTGRRKVLVRRRNPQPTSRPADTMVHVGSLRVQNSQVQKPAVQTSQLLKDDSTAARSRMVRFPSGSSSPNILASFAGKNRVWIISAPHASDGYYRLMMTLLKDDVYCELAERHIQQIVLFHQEGEEGGKVRRITNEGKILEQPLDPSFIPKLMSSFKLEKGKFGMVLLKKTLQVEEKYPYPVRLEALYEVVDQSPIRKIEKLRQKGFVQKCKAAGVEGQVSEDGGTQPGKPTQSSDITKVPFKKEEARKNHNVQPTREVQVKTTRKLVTTAPPPPPPTTRATTVPTTLPPVTTTTTRATTRVVTIATRPPATTTTTAPPTTQRVWTTKAHSTFEIQRLPTTAEVTTRGITTDSSYTSVRTNKRKERQHAAIPNKPRKESSYGTYTHSPTVPTTTAYLYTKATSFQFVDNRTDKKTGSARDSRPVPSQPKLPKPKAPKKKATEKILSNEYDDKYNTGKPTAKLEEEVNVPNVPPKKAKEQKKLEKSDKAEKKKKKLEKQEKLTRNEKVAKKEKAEKKAKPEKDRSKKNKKPNKSENEEFIKPAVKPFVQNPKRSLATFLDYFEGKRRLLLITTPKEENNMYVQQRDEYLESVCEMAVRKISILTIFGSMTNSTMKIDHFQLENEKPMKVIGDDDLLDQDLMNELRKEYGATYNDFFMVLTDADMKVKQYYEVPIAMKSVFDLVDTFQSRIKEMEKQKKDGISCKKEDKTRSLENFLSRFRWRRRLFVISAPNDEEWAYQQQTYSLSGQACHLGLRHLAILKLVGVGIESSGVLELYPINGSSSVDREDLPIHLVKDIRNYFQVSPEYFSMLLVGKDGNVKSWYPSPMWSMSIVYELIDSMQLRRQEMAIQQSLGMRCPEDEYAGYGYHGYHHQGYQEGYQDDYRHHEGYYHGYHD